From one Trifolium pratense cultivar HEN17-A07 linkage group LG1, ARS_RC_1.1, whole genome shotgun sequence genomic stretch:
- the LOC123921859 gene encoding probable histone H2A.2 isoform X1: MDTSPKSKKGAGGRKGGGPRKKSVTRSTRSGLQFPVGRIGRYLKKGRYAQRVGTGAPVYLAAVLEYLAAEVLELAGNAARDNKKNRIIPRHVLLAVRNDEELGKLLAGVTIAHGGVLPNINPILLPKKTDRSTAASKEPKFLSFNHFLFIKFLSLRCFEHGVEARLEVWLIKLLSLGINVAAGVYQWDVESKLLKARMKMQQKYLDQFYMLYDDFNITKLPLLPQEVSFHVLDIQSPCYQLCC, translated from the exons ATGGATACTTCCCCAAAATCGAAGAAAGGAGCTGGAGGAAGGAAAGGCGGAGGTCCAAGGAAGAAGTCAGTCACCAGATCCACCAGATCCGGTCTTCAATTCCCCGTCGGAAGAATCGGCCGTTACTTGAAGAAAGGTAGATACGCTCAGCGTGTTGGTACCGGTGCTCCGGTTTACTTAGCCGCTGTTCTTGAATATCTTGCTGCTGAG GTGCTTGAATTGGCTGGGAATGCTGCACGTGATAACAAGAAGAATAGGATAATCCCTAGACATGTGTTGTTGGCTGTGAGGAATGATGAAGAACTTGGAAAATTGCTTGCTGGTGTTACAATTGCTCATGGTGGTGTTCTTCCAAATATTAACCCAATTCTTTTGCCTAAGAAGACTGATAGATCTACTGCTGCTAGTAAGGAACCAaagtttttatcttttaatcattttttgtttataaagttTTTGTCTTTGCGTTGTTTTGAACATGGAGTTGAAGCTAGATTGGAGGTTTGGTTGATAAAACTGCTTTCACTGGGAATTAATGTTGCAGCAGGCGTATATCAGTGGG ATGTTGAATCCAAGTTACTTAAAGCAAGAATGAAAATGCAACAGAAGTATTTGGATCAGTTTTACATGTTGTATGATGACTTTAACATTACTAAGCTTCCACTTCTTCCACAAGAGGTCAGTTTTCATGTTCTTGATATTCAGAGTCCATGTTATCAACTATGTTGTTAA
- the LOC123921859 gene encoding probable histone H2A.1 isoform X2, with the protein MDTSPKSKKGAGGRKGGGPRKKSVTRSTRSGLQFPVGRIGRYLKKGRYAQRVGTGAPVYLAAVLEYLAAEVLELAGNAARDNKKNRIIPRHVLLAVRNDEELGKLLAGVTIAHGGVLPNINPILLPKKTDRSTAATGVYQWDVESKLLKARMKMQQKYLDQFYMLYDDFNITKLPLLPQEVSFHVLDIQSPCYQLCC; encoded by the exons ATGGATACTTCCCCAAAATCGAAGAAAGGAGCTGGAGGAAGGAAAGGCGGAGGTCCAAGGAAGAAGTCAGTCACCAGATCCACCAGATCCGGTCTTCAATTCCCCGTCGGAAGAATCGGCCGTTACTTGAAGAAAGGTAGATACGCTCAGCGTGTTGGTACCGGTGCTCCGGTTTACTTAGCCGCTGTTCTTGAATATCTTGCTGCTGAG GTGCTTGAATTGGCTGGGAATGCTGCACGTGATAACAAGAAGAATAGGATAATCCCTAGACATGTGTTGTTGGCTGTGAGGAATGATGAAGAACTTGGAAAATTGCTTGCTGGTGTTACAATTGCTCATGGTGGTGTTCTTCCAAATATTAACCCAATTCTTTTGCCTAAGAAGACTGATAGATCTACTGCTGCTA CAGGCGTATATCAGTGGG ATGTTGAATCCAAGTTACTTAAAGCAAGAATGAAAATGCAACAGAAGTATTTGGATCAGTTTTACATGTTGTATGATGACTTTAACATTACTAAGCTTCCACTTCTTCCACAAGAGGTCAGTTTTCATGTTCTTGATATTCAGAGTCCATGTTATCAACTATGTTGTTAA
- the LOC123921859 gene encoding probable histone H2A.2 isoform X3 → MDTSPKSKKGAGGRKGGGPRKKSVTRSTRSGLQFPVGRIGRYLKKGRYAQRVGTGAPVYLAAVLEYLAAEVLELAGNAARDNKKNRIIPRHVLLAVRNDEELGKLLAGVTIAHGGVLPNINPILLPKKTDRSTAANWRFG, encoded by the exons ATGGATACTTCCCCAAAATCGAAGAAAGGAGCTGGAGGAAGGAAAGGCGGAGGTCCAAGGAAGAAGTCAGTCACCAGATCCACCAGATCCGGTCTTCAATTCCCCGTCGGAAGAATCGGCCGTTACTTGAAGAAAGGTAGATACGCTCAGCGTGTTGGTACCGGTGCTCCGGTTTACTTAGCCGCTGTTCTTGAATATCTTGCTGCTGAG GTGCTTGAATTGGCTGGGAATGCTGCACGTGATAACAAGAAGAATAGGATAATCCCTAGACATGTGTTGTTGGCTGTGAGGAATGATGAAGAACTTGGAAAATTGCTTGCTGGTGTTACAATTGCTCATGGTGGTGTTCTTCCAAATATTAACCCAATTCTTTTGCCTAAGAAGACTGATAGATCTACTGCTGCTA ATTGGAGGTTTGGTTGA